TCTACCTAAATTCTTCATATCAGCAAACCACTAGTATGTACCAGAGTATGTGACATTGTGAATTagcaaaaccattaattatgcaaatgacttaattagataaaaaatacatcaacaaactatatCAGATACAAGTGCAATTGTTATCATTAAttcatgtactaaattatatgaaatttgacgCTTGTATTCTTAAAATAtcgcttaattactgaaaattattaatcaTACTAATGAAACTGATAATACCTACATTAACAACCTTTATGGGATATGTGTACTTTGTTACGGTTGATGTATGTATcacaattatattgaatttgaagcgtgaattcttaagatatggcctaaataccaaaagtcattaattatgcaaataactcatcataagtaaaagctatatcaacaagaTTTACAGGACATGCACTGTGCTATTGTCAACAAATGCACCACATTATAAAAAATCTATATAGTCTAagtaccaaaaataattaataatgcaaatgacTCACTTCATTAATATACGTAGGATGTTGACCTAAACCTAATGAGTTCTCGCTATTAAAGGAAAATGTGCAAAAACTTTTTAATTGAATTGATGCAGTAAGTCTTTTGATATAGAGCGTTTACAGACAAATTCATTATATGAGCTTCCCTTTTGGATGGTATAAATGACCAATAACTTGCCACAAAATTGATTTTAGGACAGATATATTATTCataatcatgaaattaaaatagAGAAAATCAAAGCTATGTGGGAAACTTTTTATCATctatctgttgccatggttactctTCAACTGCTAGAAGAGAAGGATTATAATTTTTCTGTGGAATTTCTGTAGatttcactcacagtctagttcctatacagtatcgttaccatctacacctccactcagtctagttcctatacagtatcattaccattatttacacctccactcacagtatagtcaaagttgttactctagaagtcctgagatgcacgAGATGCAATTtcaaattcatccacagccacccacagaGCCATTAAAATCATGTCTTCCTTAATCAGTCACAAAACTCTacccaataacacagtccctcataaagttagtgtttattgggacagttatgtaatgtccaaatatggtatatttgtcagctcaggattctacttatacactgttcaTGTCACTTTAGCAGTTGgtgttcactgattggatgaacaaatttttgtgctgattgagggactttgaccagatgtggtttagttagaaaccacacTGACATCCAGACTAATTGTCACATGGTAACTCCATGATTGTGTATCTgtgtgaaaattatcatttcatttcaaagtcattctgactacatgtactaaagtatgattatgaattgaaagtatcatcACTCTGTACTCCTAGGCTCAAAATTAACACGTtatgtgtccacagactaccaattcttgtcgtaggactaccataatttgcagctggtaccCCACTCAGGCTACTACTGATTATgcgatgatttaaaggatggaagatttacggaCATGAAAGTATCTTAATAATACACACATTTctaatagaggaactctgttttcagttcaggaatgcAGGACTATAGggcaccatccttgggctaccactttctgaaattagTAGCCCACTATGACTAccaaacaaaaaagttaatttcaagccctgtatTCTTACACTtactttaaaaaacaacaactttttaACCAACCGACTGATGATGACACATCATTTTTATGGTGTTACAATGAGAAACATACAATTCTCTATGGATGCCCTAACACAGATGCAGTACAAAAGTATTAATAACTCCTGGCTCCCTTCTCTTAGTTAAGTCTATATGCATTACAACTCAGCCCCAACCTTATGAATGATTCTTGTGAATCCTGTAGTTTCCAAACTATCAATGTCTGGCAATACAAATTATTCACCACTGAGGGCTCACTCCAATTCAGATGTACTTACTTATTTGCATGTACGATGGTCCGACTTCCATTTATGGAATTTACCAGGATGCATGATGTTGGAACATTTGCGTTGCTATGGTAAACACAGTGTTCAGTTTTTACACCATGTTTGTGGAGATCATCTTTTATAAACCtgtatttaataataatgtgttagaaacaaaaaatagatataaaatacatacagcTCTTGTAAATGAATAGTTTCATTGAAATTACGGGGCAATAAACTGTCAAAATAATAATTGACAATTCTAAACAATTCTAACTTCCACATTACGTTAGACAATCTACAttgttatcatatacccagtatcgcTTTCAGTccaattcaatggagagcatgTTTATCAAACCCAGGCAATAATctccaaatatggcaagtggtgtGATCATAGATATTCGTTCgctcagtgatttggctttaCTAATTTCTTCaccatttttatgtttttgtgaataaaacaatatttcactgccatttatgtgattcaaatgatgtttctgtgccactacatggggtatatgataaatcTTTATggcccagatatgggttttgcagagcTCAAACGGCTCACAGGCCCTCCTAAACAGGCCTTTCTGCTGTACAACCTTGGCCTACAAAACCAATATCTCAGCCGTAAAGATTAATACTGTGTACAGTTTGTTCTGACAGAAATAAATGACTACAAAGACAGCCTGCATCTTTGGCTGGTTTAATTCAAACCTCGGTGGGATTTTTCAAGTTCAAATCTTTGTATAAATTCTGGAAGAACAATCAAGGATtaagatatttttttacatgGTTTGAAATCAAACGATAAATTCACTGCCAATAAGATTTTTGGAAGAGGGatacagacaaataaataatcataacaatatatatgtttgaATGATAATTCAGTGAACATGAACATGCATTGTCATATATTGTAGTGTCACagtaatagcgccctctatagtcTGCTAAACTTACTGGGATAGTTGGTGTTCAGCAAGGGTTCCCAGGTATTCAGTATTAACACCAAGCTGTGCCAACACAACTGATGTGTTCCCAGCATTACCTCCTCTCTGCCAGTACTGTTCTTTACATCTGTTGACAGAATGAGAAATCATTTATGCACCAATGGCCAATTATTAACAAGTTATGCACACTCACTCAGTCTTGATTGTTTAATCAATATCATATAGTCAACTAACAATGATTCAGTTTTGTAAAAAGGCTCTCCCTCAATTTCTGTTCTCAAAAGCAAACCCTTCCCCATCCAAATATTTAAAAACTGTGAGTTAAAATGCTGTCCATGCAGAGATTTGATTGATTGTGATTATTACAGAACAGAATAGATTTGATTGTTGTGATTATTATAGaacaatggtggcagtgatgtACAACAGTGGGATATGGTGGGATatgtcaaaataacaaattcttaGATAATGCAATGGGTCAAAGGAAAACATGACCCTctcttatttaaaaaaaattatggccCTCCCTCATAATTGTTTTGTAATAATgacccctccccccctccccttgTACTGAAGACTCCCCAAAACCTACCGTGAATCAGTGTCTTCCAGGGGGTAGTGCTCAAGGACATTAAGGATATCTAGGCAAGTTAACCCAACTTGTAAAATCTTCTTTTGGTTCATCTTGATACTAGAAAACACTTATCAAATGTCAGCTGCTCAAAGGTCGACCACTAAAGAAAACGATAAAGAAAACAGGTGACAATATCCCATCATGCATCAGTAGTCGGGAAAAAAAGATGGCTGCGACCAGGCGGAAACATGTGTCCGAAGACACTTTTGGTAAGAATTgctgtatttgtgtgtgtgatactCTTGGAGTAAGAAGTCCTTCTGAAGTAAAGTACAGTATGCAGCTGCAGTAGATTAATTGATAAAAATCATTTGGAAGTAATATCATTCACGGAAACTAAAAGGATAGATTATCGCATGATTAAATGCGATCGGTATCATGAATCATGATGAAAACAAGCACTATAAATGAAGGTAATGAGATCGAAGTGAATAACTCGCAGATCTAAATATTGGATTTTAACCAGATTAGAAAGTATTTGAAAGTCTGAATGATATCTACAGTGTATGTACAGATACGACGTTAGTACTGATTGCAGACGGTTTACGGAACTCGACCCTGACAATGTCAATGTCCCGTGATATCGCGGACGGCGGAAGGGGGATATTATCAGAATCGAGTTCcaacttactccgtctgcaagcaggactagttcGTGATGTGAAAACTAGATAAAGCACATCtatgtattatttcaaaatgttgatgtGAACATGAATAATTATAGTGTTCAATGATAGCTTTTCTCTGTATGTTACAGCCATAGAGGATACTGATGAAGATATTGAGGAACCAACAATGAAGAAAGTAAAGACAAGTATGTTCAAACATGATCCTAAGATTGCTGACAAAGAAGAaggtgacgatgatgatgatgatgatgatgatgatgatgacgacgacgatggtgatgatgatgatgatgatgatgatgatgatgacaacaatgatcatgttgataataataatgataatgacgatgatgatgacagcgatgatgatgatgatggtgatgatgatgaagaagaggACATCGATGACAACAAAACTATGGGAGGAAAGTTTGCTAATTACAAAGATGATGATGTAgatgataaaaagaaagatacaaCTCCTGGAATAATCTACTTGAGTAGAATTCCACCTTTCATGAAACCCAAAAGAATTAGAACCATATTTGGCCAATACGGTGAAATTGGAAGATTGTATCTGCAACCAGAAGGTAAGACAGTCAGTGACCAAGTGTAGTATAACAATAATTAGGCCATTTAATATACTATTATCAAATAAACGTTATCTAATGATGATAACTTATTTAGTTGTAGCTCAGTGTCTTTGTCTTTCAATGTTTTAGTAGTCACGTAACAGAGTATCAGGAATGTACAAAGTTTCCTACATCAGTTCTCCTCCCAGGTAGCCTGTCCACTGCTATGATGAATGTGACTGCAGCATCATTCAGTcatcaatgatattttaatcagaCGAGAGACCGGGACCCAATGTCAGATGTCTACTATATATGTGTAAATTTAGGTTGCTAAATTAATTTGGGAATGAGGATGGGGCTAGGGGTGGGACTGTAGCTGGGTGTATGTTTACtgcttttcatttcatttccttaAATCTCTTAAGGTCCTCTGACTTTCTCAGTCTCATGATTTCAATTTACAGGTAGAAGGGccaggtcatgaatattcagtgtgcagctattcaataattatgtacatcTGCTAAGACTGAAAGAAGAACAATAGAACTTTagaagagtttcaatttgatgttgtTTATGCTACTAAACAAAATTATGTggtgtgaaatcatgaaatggccctccagaatccaaagtttCTGAAAATCCTTTCATtacctggagtggtgttccatTTAATATCAATAATGTCACTGTAAAGAGCTCAATGGAGATGCACTACCATTCCTTCTTATACAGTCATAACATGTAGAAAGCCAAGCTTTAATTATGAATGAATCTGAAAGGAATTCAATGCTGTGTCTTGATAGTTTCCGTGATCACATGATCAGAATTTATAGAAATTGTGTGAAAAGTATACCTAACTGCACCTAATGATGAATAATTTATATCTAATCCTGCCACTAGCCATTACATGAACTTGACCTGAAGAAGGTTATAACATTAGTGAAATCCACCCCTCCcctgactgacacacacacagacacagacacacacagacacagacacagacacagacacaaacacaaacacacagacagacgcaaacacaaacacacacacacacacacacacacactctcttgTTACAGGCCCACTATTGTCCCTATTGTAGATTTAAATTCTTGTTTATGAAATCTCTATCTGTAACTAATAATGCATTATTTCCATACTTTCATCTCTGTAGAGAATTACAAacggaaagaaagaaagaaaaaaggtCTGAACTCCTCCAAATCATTTGAAGAAGGTTGGGTAGAATTTACAGACAAGAAGATCGCAAAACGAGTTGCTTGGACATTGAACAATACTGCCATAGGTGGTAAGAAGCGGAGTCGCTATTATTACGATTTGTGGAATATCAAATACCTTCATCGATTTAAATGGACACATCTTAATGAAAAACTGGCATATGAACGAGCTGTGCATGGTCAGAGACTGAGAACTGAAATATCACAAGCCAGAAAAGAAACATCGTTTTATTTGCAAACTATagagaaaaagaaaatgttgGAAAAAATTGAGGAAAAGAAACGCAAGAAAGGGAAGGAAATGAGAATATTTGGAAAGAAATACAAACAAAGACAAACTGATGAAGATTTCAAGAAACAGAAACAAGAAAAAGTTGGCGAAAAGGGATCATCTGATCTTCTgtcaaaaatattcaaaacaaagtcatGATAGAGAATTATTCAGaagttatcaatattttatgtgattgaaataaattttagaCTAAGATTGTGTCAGTATCTATTTGTGTTTCTCtgttgatttttatttcaataattcatGTCAAAATATGTCCTCACACTTTGATGTGCCCATCACCATGGAGCAAGGCAGTAATCGGAGCTCAATGTACTCTTTCATCTACTGTTTATAAATgttcataaaattattttagCACCTTTTTTTTTATCTCGGATTATCCTCACCTGAGATACCAAATCTCACCTGAACTGAAATGTATGCTAAGTTTACACACACAAGAGTATTGCCATCAGTCAATCACAAACCAACGAAAGAAGtgcaaaacattttaatttcaaataaaacaattcTGGACAATAGGGATATCCAAATTTGAACATAAACTTATGTAGTCAGAGTGTGGGCAAAGGTTGGCATGTTGAAAAGTATAATAGACCTCTATAAACCTGTCAAGGAATCCTCTCTTTTATATAAGTCATATTTGTTGCATCCATATTTGACTTATGACCTCGTCCAAAATCAttctttgttttgaaaattgtgaccAAGTTGTAGATATCTTAAAACTATGCTGTAGGAGAGGGATTGGTACATAAATGACCTATGCTGATGTCACCAAGAGCATTTATCTATTGTTTCTGTCCATAGGCCCTCCACAGGGTCTTTGTTCTGCCTTACAGGTCAATTTTGTAGAAACAATAGGCAGATAGGGGCATTTGGTGACATCAGCATAATTACAATGCAAATGGCACTGTGGTAGAAGTCAGAACAGCTGATcgtaatctcagaccactaaattcataatgaaatttaaataaGAGAATAAAATCCCTCCCCCACCTCAGCCCACTTCCATATTGCACCCATGACGGTTCAAAATTGAGTGCAGGAATCGAAGTCAGCTGTAAAAACGACAGCCCGCCCGTGGAGCGCACTCAAACATTTTTTCTTTTGAGCTGATGCAATCGTCACAGTCGACTCGTCAACAACTCTGCATCGGTCCCTAACGAGAAAAACAAACGATTGAATGTCAGAAATAAAGAGGGCGCACTAACAACACGAAAACTGTTCCATGATTTACAGACCACAATGAAACACATAAATGGAAGGGCAAACATTATTCTAAATTTGATTAATCTCTGCCACTTTAAGTATTCAGAGTTATTGGATTATTGTCGTGATGAATACACAAATTGGgcaatgaaatattcattttgataACCAGGTGTGTACGAATATTGCGACTGTCATCTCATTGGTTCTGTAATCAGTTCAAGGGTCAACATGGCTTCTGCTGCAAGAGAAGGTGTCGTGCATTTGTTACGATCTGTCACCGGTGCATCGTGAGTAATTTATGATCAAAGTGTATtaacaaaatgtatacaattcTGTGCATTTATTACGATAGCTATTAGCCGATTGATCGTATTGCGCCTTTGCGataacacttttttttacaCTGTGGCTCCGAACATGATTGCTGATCAGCTGCACACGTAACAGTCCAGTAAAGTAAACAACTTGAGAGGGCCAGGTCGTAGGCCTCCAGGTTGCGTAAACATCATTATAATATCTGGTAGTTACTTGTTGCATGACATATCATGCGATCTTTAGTTTTCATTCCTTTATGCATCACGCTTTATAAAAGTTTTGCAAGTCCGCAGAAACTTGTGAACAAGGACTTAACTTTTGTAACACGTGAAGCAAAGTTCGCCAGATCACGCCCACTTCTTACATTATTCAaaccacaggtactcgaatcaatgtaaaaatgtattgtaatttgtatataaataagacttatttacaagtcttatttacatacatattttttttttaaatcatacacattgattcgagtgcctgtgattCAAACCAAATTATAACTTAGAGATGAGGCACGCACGTTGCATGAATTAAATATGATGCAAGTTAGTGATCTGGAAAGATAACGAAGTGACATACTTCATTGTTGCCGTCATTGCGTAATGTTGCACACTTTGGTAACAAATAACCTAAATGAAAATGAGCAGAAATTTTTGGGTTGAAATTAATGTAAACAAACAGAGTAAGTTGTAACTGCTACATCGGACAGTGTATTTCATTATGATTGATCATCACCAATCATAACTTACAGCCGCTAAATGTAAATGAGTAAAGACGTGTACAATTCACATGGCATAGTTTACACTATTTCATATTGTAAATGTCATTCTTAGTATAGTGTTTGACGGACTGTGCAGAGTAGTTACCGAGTCAAATATGTTGTGAGAGCTTATACTTACTGTCACTACTGACTTGTAGTAAATCATTGCATGACAATGCATTATTTGCACTTTATACAATATTGACATAAATTATTTGAACTTTTTCTAAAGTTTATGTAAGAATTCTATTATATAAATCGGTTGCCAATGTGAAGTACTGATACTCTATGACACATAGTAGACCAAATATTAGAAGACCATGTACAGTAAAAGTTTATCtccattttatacaaataactAATGCATAAATAGCCTTcttgtagacttgaaggactaacactaatACACTATATTAGCTATCcagacattttgatttttttttaaaattttcatGTTTCCTAGGACAAgcgaaaatgtaaaaaaatcaaaattgcagTTGGAATGTCTGAAATTGTGTTGTAGTGTTTAATAGTtcttgaagtctacaggtatTCTAATGCATAAATTGAATAATACCATTTTCAACCATGTTACTTCAGTTTTATAGAAATACCTCCACTTTACTCATTTAATCTTTTCGGGGGATTTCAAAATCTCCCAGAATGTATTATAGAGCAAGTCCAAATCTGGCAAAGTCCTCCTCTTTTATAGAAATTATAagtaatttattttgatattatacaaatgtatatcattaTCTTGTTCTGTACAAGATGTCGGTGTCCAGCTCACTCCCAAGCTTTCAACCACGGTGGTTACCTTGGTGCTGCAGTAACACAGTCCACCATACACCATATGAAGAAATGTTCCAGTGAAGCTGTTCCACCAAAGGAGTATGCTTTTGAGGTGAGGACATTTGACAATGAATTTTCTAGATATGTTTTACACTGTAGAGAATaaacacttaggagtcatgcatattcattgttcaaccatgaataatttttcctgcagactcccatcatgcaatggcccacagcaaagataccttATAATTTAGTCTAAATCACAACATGAACTTGACATTTCTCTGAAATCTGGTATAACAAGATTTACCTTTGTTGTTACCTTTATACAGATGGCATGCAGTAATATCCGATATGGGAAGGGAGTTACCCAAGAAGTTGGCATGGTAGGAAATTTTACTGAAAAAGTGTATCATTTTACAATACAATTCTGACTGTTGATGAGTAATAAATCTTGCAATAATTATATTTGTTTGGctcacatacaaaaaaaaatattgatatacaaatgtattacaaaaaaaataaaagtcacaTAAGCTACAGTTAAATTGAATATTACATCAATTCACTTGCATATCCCTATctctttttagctccgctgtcagcgaaagtagatttttgttataaaatggtgactatggtataaaagtacaatacattaccaactttctgtgtaaaaagtgttttatagtgagacatcatatgaaaccactaatcactttattgcatcgctaaaacaaaactgcatagtgaagagctgaagaactgaaccacttttacatgttaccaaaataaaaaattaaattaaaaaaaaacagcggagctattctgaccgaaaGGTCGCTTGTTTGTGAATGcagtaaaaaatgtaaaattagatAGTGATGTCAGAAGTTCATTATTGTGTATTCTCATTACTATTCTGTACTCGTTAAAATTTAAGT
This Glandiceps talaboti chromosome 13, keGlaTala1.1, whole genome shotgun sequence DNA region includes the following protein-coding sequences:
- the LOC144444812 gene encoding uncharacterized protein LOC144444812, with product MAATRRKHVSEDTFAIEDTDEDIEEPTMKKVKTSMFKHDPKIADKEEGDDDDDDDDDDDDDDDGDDDDDDDDDDDNNDHVDNNNDNDDDDDSDDDDDGDDDEEEDIDDNKTMGGKFANYKDDDVDDKKKDTTPGIIYLSRIPPFMKPKRIRTIFGQYGEIGRLYLQPEENYKRKERKKKGLNSSKSFEEGWVEFTDKKIAKRVAWTLNNTAIGGKKRSRYYYDLWNIKYLHRFKWTHLNEKLAYERAVHGQRLRTEISQARKETSFYLQTIEKKKMLEKIEEKKRKKGKEMRIFGKKYKQRQTDEDFKKQKQEKVGEKGSSDLLSKIFKTKS